The following proteins come from a genomic window of Methanosarcina sp. MTP4:
- a CDS encoding ABC transporter substrate-binding protein, whose translation MNQKLKLITLTLMLLAVISASACIGGEEDGTAKGAGSEVSSQELTVGISTDVNNWYLDKFPDGDGRFVWSQIYETLVRLDPDLNIVPGLAESWETPDDGTTWIFHLREGVSFHDGTPFDADAVVFSYSTQSYVTQAVLRPIESVEALDNHTVKFVLAKPMPLPFYLTHVAWPVMSPSSVDAEGNFISPVGTGPFKFESRAKDQEIVVSRNEEYWGEKPELEKVTFKVIPEASTRVMALETGEVDMIIKVPEYDVSRLENEEGIEVHRKLTTFTDFLQFNCEKAPFSDKAVRQSVAYAVDTEMITSEVLEGIGEAANGRAYSPVMMYSNPDLETYSRDPERARALLSEAGWGDSDGDGIVEKDGEPLCVTLLVSNGVWASRHNPMAQAIQGELAEVGIDVEIKLLEGGAVTQLENSGDFDIILRTGHFVWGPYPKHFFVHHSASPFSHYRNATYDELVNAADMTADEEKQKELYYSLQDFIIEEVPAFYLVHEEKIVASNSCVKGYTITSEDPWLNLDGVYLENE comes from the coding sequence ATGAATCAAAAACTCAAGCTTATCACGCTCACTTTAATGCTGCTGGCCGTAATCAGTGCCAGTGCCTGCATAGGTGGGGAAGAGGACGGAACTGCTAAAGGGGCAGGTTCCGAAGTCTCTTCCCAGGAACTGACCGTGGGAATCAGTACGGATGTCAACAACTGGTACCTGGACAAATTTCCGGACGGAGATGGACGTTTTGTCTGGTCCCAGATCTATGAGACTCTTGTCAGGCTTGACCCTGACCTGAACATCGTCCCCGGCCTCGCCGAGTCCTGGGAAACGCCGGATGACGGTACTACATGGATCTTCCACCTCCGGGAAGGGGTAAGCTTCCATGACGGGACACCTTTTGATGCGGATGCGGTTGTTTTTTCCTACTCCACGCAGTCCTATGTCACCCAGGCCGTGCTCAGGCCCATTGAGAGCGTGGAAGCCCTTGACAACCACACCGTGAAGTTCGTGCTGGCAAAACCCATGCCTTTGCCTTTCTACCTGACCCACGTAGCCTGGCCGGTAATGAGCCCGAGCTCTGTTGATGCCGAAGGAAACTTCATAAGCCCTGTGGGTACCGGTCCTTTCAAGTTCGAAAGCCGGGCAAAGGACCAGGAAATCGTAGTTTCTCGCAACGAGGAGTACTGGGGAGAAAAGCCCGAGCTTGAAAAGGTCACTTTCAAGGTGATTCCCGAAGCTTCCACCAGGGTTATGGCACTCGAGACCGGGGAAGTGGACATGATCATCAAGGTTCCCGAATATGACGTTTCGAGGCTCGAAAACGAAGAGGGAATCGAAGTACACAGAAAACTTACTACCTTCACCGACTTCCTGCAGTTTAACTGCGAAAAAGCTCCTTTCAGCGATAAGGCGGTCAGGCAGAGTGTTGCCTATGCCGTGGATACGGAAATGATTACCAGCGAGGTGCTTGAAGGCATAGGAGAAGCCGCAAACGGAAGGGCTTACTCCCCTGTCATGATGTACTCCAACCCTGACCTTGAGACCTATTCCCGGGACCCTGAGAGGGCAAGAGCCCTGCTTTCGGAAGCCGGGTGGGGAGATTCAGACGGGGACGGTATAGTGGAAAAGGACGGGGAACCCCTGTGTGTGACCCTCCTGGTCAGCAATGGGGTCTGGGCGTCCAGGCACAACCCCATGGCCCAGGCAATTCAGGGTGAACTTGCGGAAGTGGGAATTGATGTGGAAATCAAGCTCCTGGAAGGAGGGGCTGTTACCCAGCTTGAAAATTCCGGGGACTTTGACATAATCCTGCGCACCGGCCACTTTGTCTGGGGCCCGTATCCGAAACATTTCTTCGTGCACCATTCCGCGTCTCCGTTTTCCCATTACAGGAACGCTACTTACGATGAGCTCGTAAACGCAGCTGACATGACTGCGGATGAGGAAAAGCAGAAGGAACTTTACTATTCCCTGCAGGACTTTATCATCGAAGAAGTCCCGGCCTTCTACCTGGTCCACGAGGAAAAAATCGTAGCTTCCAACTCCTGTGTTAAAGGGTACACGATTACCTCGGAGGACCCCTGGCTGAACCTTGATGGAGTGTATCTGGAAAATGAATAA